The following coding sequences lie in one Agrobacterium vitis genomic window:
- a CDS encoding chemotaxis protein CheW: protein MRTASTSQADALEILAFRLHGQEFCVKTTSIREIRGWAPATSLPHAPAEVIGVINLRGTVIPIVDLAVKLGMQGMVANERSAIIVAEVDSAVVGLLVDAVSDILTVPADSLQPVPQATSTGTDFSDGIIVQGASMICFLNLERMFAHSNCSDWGIAA, encoded by the coding sequence ATGCGGACGGCGTCGACCAGCCAGGCGGATGCGCTTGAAATCCTGGCCTTCAGGCTGCATGGACAGGAATTCTGCGTCAAGACCACGTCCATCCGCGAAATTCGCGGCTGGGCACCGGCCACCTCCTTGCCGCATGCCCCTGCTGAGGTCATCGGGGTGATAAACCTGCGCGGCACGGTCATTCCCATCGTCGATCTCGCGGTCAAATTGGGAATGCAGGGCATGGTGGCCAATGAGCGCAGCGCCATCATCGTTGCGGAAGTGGACAGTGCGGTCGTAGGCCTGCTTGTCGACGCCGTGTCCGACATCTTGACGGTTCCCGCGGACAGCCTGCAACCCGTACCGCAAGCCACCAGCACCGGAACGGATTTTTCCGATGGCATCATTGTGCAGGGCGCGAGCATGATCTGTTTTCTCAATCTCGAACGGATGTTTGCCCACAGCAATTGCAGCGATTGGGGAATTGCCGCTTGA
- a CDS encoding efflux RND transporter permease subunit, with the protein MNISSLFISRPVGTTLLAIGLMMLGLVAYRFLPVASLPAVDLPTIRVTASRPGADPESMASSVAAPLERHLGAIAGVTEMTSTSGLGTTNIFLQFDLSRNVDSAAQDVQAAINAAVGDLPSDLPSLPSMRKANPAASPILTLALTSDTIPASAIYDAADSVVVQRISQVEGVGDVSVSGADQPAVRVRLNPDRLAAIGLSADDVRTAIVNGNALAPIGAIDGSQAFYALSVNAQLITPEDYGQLVIHASDGIAVRLADIATVEPGVRNRRSDAWFNGKPAVLLNITKAADANVMSTVDAVKALIPEVKQLIPAGIEIDILNDRTKTIHASVEDMQFTLLATVALVMAVVFVFLRRLVPTLAAGLTVPLSFAGAFAAMWLTGLSIDNLSLMALAVASGFVVDDAIVMIETIYANIEKGMKPLEAAHAGARQIGFTVIAISISLMAAFIPLFFMGGIVGKFFLTFSLTLAFTIAVSTVVSLTLTPMICGHRIRARDLDARQGRFDRAIEHSLERTVAFYDRTLKSVLHHRVLAVVITIACIVLTGFLYAKVPKGFMPRDDTGFVMGNSQAASDISYPAMLALQKRALAIVERDPAVQSIGASVGGGFLGTANRGQMLIALKAPDEREATDVVIERLRRAVAVIPGLDTSFFSPSDIRVGARTSDSEFQFTLWDADYDELVAWAPRILARLRQEPLLTDVNSDRQPSGLQANVVVDRTASSRLGVKMTAVDAALNNAFAQRQVTIVYGERNQYRVILETYLDFAKDPEHVLKIYVPGNSGTQVPLSAFARIERTLAPIGVNHQGQFPAVTISYNIGPDTTLSEANDAVKAAVAGMHLPDTLHAEFAGDAANASSSSGGQPLLILAALLAVYIVLGILYESLIHPLTIISTLPSAGLGALLALWISGTELTIVAFIGIILLIGIVKKNGIMLVDFALEAERQHGMSPEDAIHEACLRRFRPIMMTTLAAFMGALPLVLATGPGADLHRPLGVTIIGGLIVSQALTLYTTPIIYLIFARLSARFGAKTKAEKNLERRPAV; encoded by the coding sequence ATGAATATCTCAAGCCTGTTCATCAGCCGTCCGGTCGGCACCACTTTGCTGGCCATCGGCCTGATGATGCTTGGGCTGGTCGCCTACCGGTTCCTGCCGGTCGCAAGCCTGCCTGCCGTCGATCTTCCCACTATAAGGGTGACAGCCAGCCGCCCCGGTGCCGATCCGGAAAGCATGGCCTCCAGCGTTGCAGCACCGCTGGAGCGCCATCTCGGTGCGATTGCCGGTGTGACCGAAATGACCTCGACCAGCGGGCTCGGCACGACCAATATCTTTTTGCAATTCGACCTTTCCCGCAATGTCGATAGTGCCGCCCAAGATGTGCAGGCGGCAATCAATGCCGCTGTTGGCGATTTGCCGAGTGACCTGCCGTCGCTTCCGTCCATGCGCAAGGCCAATCCTGCCGCATCGCCAATCCTGACACTGGCGCTGACCTCCGATACCATTCCCGCCAGTGCCATATACGATGCCGCCGATAGCGTCGTCGTGCAGCGGATTTCGCAGGTGGAAGGGGTTGGCGACGTCTCGGTCAGCGGTGCCGACCAGCCCGCGGTTCGCGTCCGGCTCAACCCGGACCGGCTGGCAGCCATCGGGCTTTCGGCGGATGATGTGCGCACCGCCATCGTCAATGGCAATGCGCTTGCGCCGATTGGTGCCATTGATGGAAGCCAGGCTTTCTATGCGCTGTCGGTCAATGCGCAATTGATTACGCCTGAAGATTACGGCCAGCTTGTCATTCATGCCTCCGATGGCATCGCCGTCCGGCTGGCCGATATCGCCACCGTGGAGCCCGGCGTGCGCAACCGCCGTTCCGATGCCTGGTTCAATGGCAAGCCCGCCGTTCTTCTCAATATTACCAAGGCGGCGGATGCCAATGTGATGTCCACGGTCGATGCGGTGAAGGCACTCATCCCCGAGGTCAAACAACTCATTCCCGCCGGTATCGAAATCGATATCCTCAATGACCGCACCAAGACGATTCATGCCAGCGTTGAGGACATGCAGTTTACCCTGCTGGCGACGGTAGCGCTGGTCATGGCTGTCGTCTTCGTGTTTCTGCGCCGCTTGGTGCCGACGCTGGCCGCAGGTTTAACTGTGCCATTGTCGTTTGCAGGCGCGTTTGCCGCCATGTGGTTGACGGGGCTGTCCATCGACAATCTGTCATTGATGGCGCTGGCGGTGGCCAGCGGCTTCGTGGTGGACGACGCGATTGTGATGATCGAGACGATTTACGCCAATATCGAAAAAGGCATGAAGCCGCTTGAGGCGGCCCACGCGGGCGCCCGGCAGATCGGTTTTACGGTGATCGCCATCAGTATTTCATTGATGGCCGCCTTCATTCCCTTGTTTTTCATGGGCGGCATTGTCGGCAAATTCTTCCTGACCTTCTCCCTGACGCTTGCCTTCACCATCGCTGTATCGACCGTGGTCTCCCTGACCTTAACGCCGATGATTTGCGGTCACCGGATCAGGGCGCGGGATCTCGATGCCCGGCAGGGGCGTTTCGACCGGGCCATAGAACACAGCCTGGAGCGGACCGTTGCCTTTTATGATCGCACGTTGAAGAGCGTTCTGCATCACCGTGTCCTTGCGGTGGTCATCACCATTGCCTGCATCGTGCTGACCGGTTTTCTTTATGCCAAAGTGCCAAAGGGTTTTATGCCGCGCGACGATACCGGCTTCGTGATGGGCAATAGCCAGGCTGCCAGCGACATATCCTATCCGGCCATGCTGGCGTTGCAAAAGCGGGCTTTGGCCATCGTAGAGCGCGATCCGGCGGTACAGAGCATCGGTGCCTCCGTTGGCGGTGGTTTTTTGGGAACAGCCAATCGCGGCCAGATGTTGATCGCGCTAAAAGCGCCTGATGAACGAGAGGCAACGGACGTGGTGATCGAGCGGCTGCGCCGTGCGGTTGCCGTCATTCCCGGCCTCGATACATCGTTCTTTTCGCCAAGCGATATCCGGGTCGGGGCGCGGACATCGGATTCGGAATTTCAATTCACGCTTTGGGATGCCGATTACGATGAACTGGTCGCCTGGGCACCGCGCATTCTCGCCAGGTTGCGGCAGGAACCCCTGCTGACCGATGTCAATAGCGACCGTCAACCGAGCGGGCTCCAGGCCAATGTCGTCGTTGACCGGACCGCTTCGTCTCGTCTCGGCGTCAAGATGACGGCGGTCGATGCGGCGCTCAACAATGCCTTTGCCCAGCGTCAGGTGACCATCGTCTATGGAGAGCGTAACCAATACCGTGTCATCCTTGAAACCTATCTGGATTTCGCCAAGGACCCGGAACATGTGTTGAAGATCTATGTGCCTGGAAATAGTGGTACGCAGGTGCCGCTCAGTGCTTTTGCCAGGATTGAGCGGACATTGGCACCCATTGGGGTCAATCATCAGGGACAATTTCCGGCGGTAACGATTTCCTATAATATCGGGCCGGATACCACGCTGTCCGAGGCCAATGATGCGGTCAAGGCTGCCGTTGCTGGCATGCATCTGCCCGATACCCTGCATGCCGAATTTGCCGGTGACGCCGCCAATGCATCGAGTTCCTCTGGCGGCCAGCCGTTGCTCATTCTCGCCGCTCTTCTGGCCGTTTATATCGTGCTGGGCATTCTCTATGAGAGCCTCATTCATCCCCTGACGATCATTTCCACGCTGCCTTCGGCGGGGCTGGGCGCGTTGCTGGCATTGTGGATCAGCGGCACGGAACTGACCATCGTCGCCTTTATCGGCATCATCCTGTTGATCGGCATTGTCAAGAAAAACGGGATCATGCTGGTAGATTTCGCGTTGGAGGCGGAGCGTCAGCATGGCATGTCACCCGAGGATGCCATTCATGAAGCCTGCCTGCGGCGGTTTCGGCCGATCATGATGACGACGCTTGCCGCCTTCATGGGCGCGCTGCCGCTGGTGCTGGCAACCGGGCCCGGTGCCGATCTTCATCGACCGCTCGGGGTGACAATCATCGGCGGCCTCATCGTGTCGCAGGCGCTGACCCTTTACACCACGCCGATCATCTATTTGATTTTTGCGCGTCTGTCGGCGCGCTTTGGCGCGAAAACCAAAGCCGAGAAGAACCTGGAACGCCGTCCGGCTGTTTAG
- a CDS encoding methyl-accepting chemotaxis protein, whose protein sequence is MKNLPIIGKFLTIMALFGVFALGVAGYAGTRIMDIDTSYSDLISQDTAAATAISRANRALQGARSAIAELTIARSDKEKAGSQQDLQSSRAAFVKFMDIAIAAVPQRRDVADAKTESLRIIDNTCANTIALGNASNSPEGVALAQAAFINECQAAFRVITPKNVQLVDDLNNATDQKSDALSVTSSHAAMVTVASIVAGLAIVLTIGFFAIRSWLVLPIRKVAATMETLAGGDLSVDVAGTERRDEVGGMAKAVQVFKDNGLRARELEREAESVRNSSEAERTRVAEMDRKRAEEMAEATSGLADGLKRLSNGDLGFRLSQPFATEFEALRNDFNAAVAQLSDTLGAVANATSSIDSGSREISQAAEDLSKRTEQQAASLEETAAALDQITTNVANSSKRAEEARHVAIEANQSARESGIVVSNAVDAMQRIEQSSNQISNIIGVIDEIAFQTNLLALNAGVEAARAGEAGKGFAVVAQEVRELAQRSAGAAKEIKELIRNSAGEVSNGVTLVRATGEALKAIEAHVVTINSQLDAIALSSREQSVGLAEVNTAVNQMDQVTQQNAAMVEQSTAASSSLASEAGRLRQLISQFHLDGSQTMPASSAAGWTSKKPAAAHEQHRPVASPARRMVGQVARAMGLQTAAKADNWEEF, encoded by the coding sequence ATGAAAAACCTGCCAATCATTGGTAAATTCTTAACTATAATGGCGCTGTTCGGTGTGTTTGCACTGGGCGTTGCTGGCTATGCTGGAACGCGCATTATGGATATCGACACATCCTATAGCGACCTCATATCTCAGGATACTGCCGCTGCGACAGCGATATCGCGCGCCAACCGGGCCTTGCAGGGTGCACGCTCGGCAATTGCGGAACTGACGATTGCTCGCTCCGACAAAGAGAAAGCCGGTTCTCAACAGGACCTTCAATCCTCGCGGGCCGCTTTCGTAAAATTCATGGACATTGCCATTGCCGCGGTTCCGCAGCGCCGTGATGTTGCCGATGCCAAGACGGAAAGTCTGCGCATCATCGACAATACCTGTGCCAATACCATTGCTCTTGGCAATGCCAGCAATTCGCCAGAGGGCGTGGCGCTCGCGCAAGCCGCCTTTATCAATGAGTGTCAGGCGGCGTTTCGCGTTATTACGCCAAAAAACGTGCAGTTGGTGGATGATTTGAACAATGCCACCGATCAGAAAAGCGATGCATTATCCGTGACCTCAAGCCATGCCGCTATGGTCACGGTGGCCAGCATCGTAGCCGGTCTGGCAATCGTCCTGACCATCGGCTTCTTCGCAATCCGCTCGTGGCTTGTCCTGCCGATCCGCAAGGTTGCGGCAACGATGGAAACTCTGGCCGGTGGCGATCTCTCTGTGGATGTTGCGGGAACCGAGCGCCGTGACGAAGTCGGCGGGATGGCCAAGGCCGTGCAAGTGTTCAAAGATAACGGCCTGCGTGCCCGGGAACTGGAACGGGAAGCAGAAAGCGTGCGCAATTCCAGCGAGGCGGAACGGACTCGCGTTGCAGAAATGGACCGCAAGCGTGCGGAAGAAATGGCAGAGGCGACGTCTGGTCTGGCCGATGGCCTGAAGCGACTGTCGAATGGCGATCTCGGCTTCCGTTTGAGCCAGCCGTTCGCCACCGAGTTCGAAGCGCTTCGCAATGACTTCAATGCTGCCGTTGCACAATTGTCCGATACGCTGGGTGCGGTTGCTAATGCCACCAGCTCTATCGATAGCGGTTCACGCGAAATCAGCCAGGCTGCCGAAGATCTGTCGAAACGTACCGAACAGCAGGCCGCATCGCTGGAGGAAACCGCCGCCGCCCTCGACCAGATCACCACCAATGTCGCCAATTCCTCCAAGCGCGCCGAAGAAGCCCGGCATGTGGCGATCGAGGCCAACCAGTCGGCCCGCGAATCCGGCATTGTCGTCTCCAACGCTGTCGATGCCATGCAGCGGATCGAGCAATCGTCCAACCAGATCTCCAACATCATTGGCGTCATCGACGAAATTGCTTTCCAGACCAATCTTCTCGCTTTGAATGCGGGTGTGGAAGCAGCGCGCGCCGGGGAGGCTGGTAAGGGCTTTGCGGTCGTGGCCCAGGAAGTGCGCGAACTTGCCCAGCGCTCTGCCGGTGCCGCCAAGGAAATCAAAGAGTTGATCCGCAATTCTGCCGGCGAAGTCAGCAATGGTGTGACACTGGTGCGGGCGACCGGTGAGGCACTCAAGGCCATCGAAGCGCATGTCGTTACCATCAACAGCCAGCTTGATGCCATTGCCCTGTCGTCACGCGAACAATCGGTCGGTCTTGCCGAAGTCAACACCGCCGTCAACCAGATGGACCAGGTGACCCAGCAGAATGCCGCCATGGTCGAGCAATCGACGGCAGCCAGCTCTTCGCTGGCATCGGAAGCGGGCCGGTTGCGTCAATTGATTTCGCAATTCCACCTCGACGGCTCCCAGACCATGCCTGCCTCTTCGGCTGCTGGCTGGACATCCAAAAAGCCGGCTGCTGCGCATGAACAGCACCGCCCGGTTGCGTCTCCGGCCCGGCGAATGGTGGGGCAGGTGGCCCGCGCCATGGGTCTCCAGACTGCGGCCAAGGCCGATAACTGGGAGGAATTTTGA
- a CDS encoding efflux RND transporter permease subunit, with amino-acid sequence MSISTPFIARPVATSLLGIAILLGGLLGYASLPVAPLPQVDFPTIRVTTQLPGADPETMAALVTAPLERPLGQIPALASMTSSSAFGISQVTLQFNLDRDIDGAAQDVQAAINSASGSLPKTLPYPPTYAKVNPADTPTITLALHSDSYPIRDLSDFADTIMAQRLSEVSGVGDVRVQGGVRPAIRIQADLTRLASYGMSLEDLRTAITNANVSGAKGAVDGTYQSFTLSANDQIQDPEIYRDTIVTYSNSAPVRLRDVADVVEGLENSRVGAWYQGHPAVVVDIMRQPGANVIQTVEDVRKQLPRLKQALPAGVSLDIVNDRTDTIRASIHDVQWTLALSVGLVILVVFLFLRTLTATIIAAVALPLSLIATFGIMYFAGFSLDNLSLMALTIGTGFVVDDAIVMIENIARHIEEGEHPMQAALKGAGEIGFTIISLTASLIAVFIPLLFMTGIVGRMFREFALTLTIAVVVSAVISLTLTPMMCARILRAPKERNSGVLGMVDRGMDWMNEGYRRSVVWAVNRGWLMLVLTGITLVITGLLYVTIPKGFLPVQDTGLISAVVETEPTSSFDAMKQTQSLVGNRLRADPAVQSVIAVIGTSASNLTLNTASYSIVLKPLDQRDISATDLIDRLRASVADIPGIHPTFQSIRDISISTRASRAPYQYTLTGTNTATVADWADRLARRLQQNPLLIDVTSEVEMGGGRLAITVNRETAARLGVSMQAINDTLYDAFGQRQISTIYGQANQYRVILEAAQRFQGDPKSLEKLYVKGTSGAIVPLNAVASVKFTTAPLVISRDDQFPAVTISFDLARYASLSEAIAAIKSAERDISMPASIQRHYSGDTEEFDRSLAGEPWLILAAIITIYIVLGLLYESTIHPITILSTLPSAGVGALVALMLFGQDLSIIALIGIVLLMGIVKKNAIMMIDFALDAERKEGLSARDAIIKAAVMRFRPIMMTTLAALFGALPLALAQGTGAELRIPLGISIIGGLLLSQLLTLYTTPVIYLALDGVRARMQGKRAASENGGPV; translated from the coding sequence ATGAGCATCTCGACACCCTTCATTGCGCGCCCCGTCGCCACCTCGCTGCTGGGGATCGCCATCCTGCTGGGGGGATTGCTGGGATATGCCTCGCTGCCCGTAGCACCGCTGCCGCAGGTGGATTTTCCGACGATCCGCGTCACCACGCAATTGCCGGGCGCTGACCCCGAGACCATGGCGGCCCTGGTGACAGCGCCGCTGGAGCGGCCGCTTGGGCAGATCCCGGCACTGGCTTCGATGACCTCTTCCAGCGCCTTCGGCATCAGCCAGGTGACGCTACAATTCAACCTCGACCGGGATATCGATGGTGCTGCGCAGGACGTGCAGGCGGCGATCAATTCGGCCAGCGGCAGCCTGCCGAAAACGCTGCCTTATCCGCCGACCTATGCAAAAGTGAACCCGGCGGATACGCCGACCATCACGCTGGCCCTGCATTCCGATAGCTATCCGATTCGCGATCTCAGCGACTTCGCCGATACGATCATGGCGCAGCGGCTGAGCGAAGTTTCCGGCGTTGGCGATGTGCGCGTTCAGGGCGGCGTGCGGCCCGCCATCCGCATCCAGGCGGATCTGACGCGGCTTGCCTCCTATGGGATGTCGCTGGAGGATCTGCGCACCGCGATTACCAATGCCAATGTTTCCGGTGCCAAGGGGGCAGTGGACGGCACCTATCAATCCTTCACACTCTCGGCCAATGACCAGATCCAGGACCCGGAAATCTACCGCGACACCATCGTCACCTACAGCAATAGCGCGCCTGTCCGGTTGCGCGATGTCGCCGATGTCGTTGAAGGGCTGGAAAACAGCCGCGTCGGTGCCTGGTATCAGGGCCATCCGGCTGTCGTCGTCGATATCATGCGCCAGCCCGGTGCCAATGTCATCCAGACCGTTGAGGATGTCCGAAAACAGCTGCCGCGCCTCAAGCAGGCGCTTCCCGCCGGGGTCTCGCTCGATATCGTCAACGACAGGACGGACACCATCCGCGCCTCCATTCACGATGTGCAATGGACGCTGGCGCTCAGCGTCGGGCTGGTCATTCTCGTGGTGTTTCTGTTTCTGCGCACGCTGACGGCGACGATCATTGCCGCTGTCGCCCTGCCGCTGTCGCTGATCGCCACCTTCGGCATCATGTATTTTGCCGGCTTCAGCCTCGACAATCTGTCGCTGATGGCGCTCACCATCGGCACCGGCTTCGTGGTCGACGATGCCATCGTGATGATTGAAAATATCGCCCGTCACATCGAGGAGGGCGAACATCCGATGCAGGCCGCCCTGAAGGGGGCGGGCGAAATCGGCTTCACCATCATTTCGCTGACAGCCTCGCTGATCGCGGTCTTCATTCCGCTGCTGTTCATGACCGGCATCGTCGGGCGGATGTTCCGCGAATTTGCCCTGACACTGACCATTGCCGTCGTGGTCTCGGCGGTGATTTCGCTGACGCTGACGCCGATGATGTGCGCGCGCATTCTGCGAGCCCCCAAGGAGCGTAATTCCGGCGTGCTCGGCATGGTGGACCGCGGCATGGACTGGATGAACGAAGGCTACCGGCGCAGTGTGGTCTGGGCTGTCAATCGCGGCTGGCTGATGCTGGTGCTGACGGGGATCACGCTTGTCATCACCGGCCTGCTTTACGTCACCATCCCCAAGGGCTTCCTGCCGGTGCAGGATACCGGGCTGATTTCTGCCGTCGTGGAAACCGAGCCGACCAGCTCGTTCGATGCGATGAAGCAGACCCAGTCCCTTGTCGGCAACCGGCTCCGCGCCGATCCGGCGGTGCAAAGCGTCATTGCGGTGATCGGCACCAGCGCCTCCAACCTGACGCTGAACACGGCAAGCTACAGTATCGTGCTGAAGCCGCTCGACCAGCGAGACATCTCGGCGACGGATTTGATCGACCGGCTGCGGGCCTCCGTTGCCGATATTCCTGGTATCCATCCGACCTTTCAGAGCATTCGCGATATTTCCATCAGCACGCGGGCCAGTCGTGCACCCTATCAATATACCCTGACCGGCACCAATACCGCGACTGTGGCCGATTGGGCCGACCGGCTGGCCCGGCGGCTACAGCAGAACCCGTTGCTGATCGATGTCACATCCGAAGTGGAAATGGGCGGCGGGCGGCTGGCGATCACCGTCAATCGTGAGACCGCAGCCCGCCTTGGCGTCTCCATGCAGGCGATCAACGATACGCTCTACGATGCTTTCGGCCAGCGCCAGATCAGCACCATCTACGGGCAGGCGAACCAGTACCGCGTCATTCTGGAGGCGGCGCAGCGCTTTCAGGGCGATCCGAAATCCCTGGAAAAACTGTATGTCAAAGGCACGAGCGGTGCCATCGTGCCGCTGAATGCGGTCGCATCGGTCAAGTTTACCACGGCACCGCTGGTGATCAGCCGCGACGATCAATTCCCCGCCGTCACCATCAGCTTCGATCTGGCCCGGTACGCATCGCTGAGCGAGGCAATTGCCGCCATCAAGAGTGCCGAACGTGACATCAGCATGCCCGCCTCCATTCAGCGGCATTATAGCGGCGATACCGAGGAATTCGACCGCTCGCTGGCAGGCGAGCCCTGGCTGATTCTGGCGGCGATCATCACCATCTATATCGTGCTGGGTCTGCTGTATGAAAGCACGATCCACCCGATCACCATTCTGTCCACACTGCCTTCGGCGGGTGTCGGGGCGCTGGTGGCGCTGATGCTGTTTGGTCAGGATCTGTCGATTATCGCCTTGATCGGCATTGTTCTGCTGATGGGTATCGTCAAGAAAAACGCGATCATGATGATCGATTTCGCGCTGGACGCGGAGCGCAAGGAGGGGCTTAGCGCCCGCGATGCCATCATCAAGGCCGCCGTCATGCGCTTTCGGCCCATCATGATGACCACGCTGGCTGCCCTGTTCGGGGCGCTGCCGCTGGCGCTTGCCCAGGGAACCGGCGCGGAACTGCGAATCCCGCTCGGCATCTCGATCATCGGCGGTCTGCTGCTCAGCCAGTTGCTGACGCTCTATACCACGCCGGTCATCTATCTGGCGCTGGATGGAGTGCGCGCCAGGATGCAGGGAAAGCGTGCTGCGTCCGAGAACGGAGGCCCGGTATGA
- a CDS encoding efflux RND transporter periplasmic adaptor subunit, with the protein MTKIALVGLVLVGAGLVYAARQPQFAAITAGWLGKPQADRQRGRDLAIPVVASPVNQTNVPVYVTGVGSVKPLNTVVIQPQVSGRITKIGFQEGQDLKKGELIATLDDALYKAQLDEAIGKKAQDSAQLTYAILEMERLQRLIGNSATTQQQLDNQVALVAQYKAQVQSDQAAIEAAQAQLDYTVIKAPMDGRTGIRNVDVGNIVSTGDTTGIVTLSQIKPITIVFSIPQQDLARVNTANARGALSVDALGDDGKTVVANGTLTVVDNQVDTTTGTVRLRAEFPNEDLKLWPGAFVNARLLVETKNNVLTVPSAAIQRGPAGTYVYIVQPNQTVKIQAVTVDMQDDQMAVIAKGVSAGETVVTTGFARLQDGALVRVSTPQEADPANMAVPLDDNKPRQRHGGNRNNGQARPNAHDPASQKNGGEKPPAGPDGKPAPASGEQKDIGAPATPPADAAK; encoded by the coding sequence ATGACGAAGATCGCCCTGGTCGGCCTGGTGCTTGTGGGGGCCGGATTGGTTTATGCTGCCCGCCAACCGCAATTTGCCGCGATCACCGCAGGCTGGCTGGGTAAGCCCCAGGCCGACCGGCAGCGGGGCCGCGATCTCGCCATTCCCGTTGTAGCCTCTCCGGTGAACCAGACGAATGTACCCGTTTACGTGACCGGCGTCGGCAGCGTCAAACCGTTGAACACTGTTGTTATCCAGCCGCAAGTCAGTGGGCGGATCACGAAGATCGGCTTTCAGGAGGGGCAGGACCTGAAGAAAGGTGAGTTGATCGCCACGCTGGATGACGCACTTTATAAGGCGCAGCTGGATGAAGCGATTGGCAAGAAGGCCCAGGACTCGGCCCAACTGACCTACGCCATTCTGGAAATGGAGCGTTTGCAGCGCCTGATCGGTAATTCCGCCACCACCCAGCAGCAATTGGACAATCAGGTGGCGCTGGTTGCGCAATACAAAGCGCAGGTCCAGTCCGACCAGGCAGCCATTGAGGCGGCTCAGGCCCAGTTGGATTATACCGTGATCAAGGCACCGATGGATGGACGAACCGGCATTCGCAATGTCGATGTCGGCAATATCGTCTCGACCGGTGATACGACCGGCATCGTCACCCTGTCTCAGATCAAGCCAATTACCATCGTGTTTTCCATTCCGCAGCAGGATCTGGCCCGCGTCAATACCGCCAATGCCAGGGGCGCTCTTTCGGTCGATGCCCTCGGCGATGACGGCAAGACGGTCGTTGCCAACGGCACGCTGACGGTAGTCGATAACCAGGTGGATACTACCACAGGCACTGTCCGCTTGCGGGCTGAATTCCCCAATGAAGACTTAAAGCTCTGGCCTGGCGCTTTCGTCAATGCCCGGCTTCTCGTTGAGACAAAGAACAATGTGCTGACGGTTCCCTCGGCGGCCATCCAGCGCGGTCCTGCAGGAACCTACGTCTATATTGTTCAACCGAACCAGACGGTGAAGATCCAGGCGGTCACGGTTGACATGCAGGACGACCAGATGGCGGTGATCGCCAAAGGGGTTAGCGCCGGAGAGACTGTGGTGACGACCGGTTTCGCCCGGCTACAGGATGGCGCGCTGGTGCGGGTTTCGACGCCGCAGGAGGCCGATCCGGCCAACATGGCCGTACCGCTGGATGATAACAAGCCGCGTCAACGCCATGGCGGCAACCGTAACAATGGCCAGGCCCGGCCAAACGCCCATGACCCAGCCTCGCAGAAAAATGGAGGTGAAAAACCTCCGGCTGGGCCGGACGGCAAACCAGCACCTGCTTCAGGAGAACAAAAAGACATCGGCGCACCCGCAACCCCACCGGCTGACGCCGCGAAATGA